From one Pedobacter faecalis genomic stretch:
- a CDS encoding peptidase MA family metallohydrolase — translation MIKSATSLKRLILMVVIVVLSAFTVNAQYFGQNRVRYKNEKFKVLQTPHFELYYYLKNEKMVKKFAEDAETWYKMHQEVFRDTFFKKNPIILYNNHPDFQQTTALQGEVGVGTGGVTEAFKNRVIMPVMELNNQTRHVLGHELVHAFQYHILLEKDSMGLENISQIPLWMIEGMAEYLSVGKVDAFTSMWMRDALLNRDIPSLKDLTNSNKYFPYRYGQAFWTFIGSRYGDTTIVPLFKATARYGYENGLRYTFGYDDNTLSGLWKNAIETHYRPMLKPDSSQIQITGTKIIDNKNAGNMNVAPALSPDGKYLVFLSEKDLFGIDLFLADAKTGQIIRKLSSQVANSHIDDYNFLESAGAWSPDSKQFAFSIFSKGKNQLMIINISNGKVVLRTDMKQVEQFGNLTWSPNGEVIAFSGMVEGQSDIFSYNIRTKEITQITNDTYSDYAPSYSPDGTMLVFSSDRASMSQGGTNAVHPINLTVYDFASKSLSNIPVFPGANNLNAQFSGDSKRLFFLSNRDGFRNLYEYNLGNKSVKQLTDYFTGISGITEFSPAISVSRNDDIVYSYYRYQRYTLYNSPLANFRAVDVDPNEVNFDAAVLPPMENAGVDIVNSNLGNFERFEKTSADSMRLVPYKPKFRLDYLANSGVGVSASRFGTGVQGGIVGMFSDILGRNQIVANVSINGEIYDFGGMVGYINQQSRINWGVAVSHIPYITGFREVVPDQISYNGNTEEVINDRTNLIRTFEDQVQVFGAYPFNKVHRFEAGGAFSHYGYRIDRISNYYTYDGYYIGSDRNKVATDQATNEYGMPFNAFSIFQTNASFVGDNTINGITGPLDGFRYRVGAEKYFGDYQFSAVTLDARRYLRVKPVTFAARTYNYLRIGKDGENLYPLFIGYPYFIRGYEANSLYRNQSQNGSFDINQLSGSKMAVFNFELRLPFTGPKKLAQIPSGLLFSDLNLFFDAGVAWNEGQKVVFKGQPTYQTVPVLNSAGQPVVDENGNPITTSFTNERVPALSAGISLRVNVFGYFVLEPYYAFPFQRKDVSAGVFGLTFAPGW, via the coding sequence ATGATAAAAAGCGCTACATCTTTGAAACGGTTGATTCTGATGGTTGTCATCGTTGTACTCTCCGCGTTCACCGTTAATGCACAATATTTCGGACAGAACAGGGTACGCTATAAAAACGAGAAATTCAAAGTCCTTCAAACACCGCATTTTGAGCTTTATTATTATCTGAAGAATGAGAAGATGGTGAAGAAATTTGCGGAAGATGCGGAGACATGGTATAAGATGCATCAGGAGGTTTTCAGAGATACTTTCTTTAAAAAGAATCCCATCATTCTGTATAACAACCACCCGGATTTTCAGCAGACAACGGCGCTTCAGGGAGAAGTTGGCGTTGGGACCGGCGGTGTTACCGAGGCCTTCAAGAACAGGGTTATTATGCCTGTGATGGAACTGAACAACCAGACCCGCCATGTTTTAGGGCATGAGCTGGTGCACGCTTTTCAGTATCATATATTGTTGGAAAAAGACTCTATGGGGCTGGAAAACATCAGTCAGATCCCGTTATGGATGATTGAAGGTATGGCCGAGTACCTGTCGGTAGGAAAAGTAGATGCCTTCACTTCCATGTGGATGCGTGATGCTTTGCTGAACAGGGATATCCCTTCTTTGAAAGATTTAACGAACTCCAATAAATACTTCCCATACCGGTATGGACAAGCATTCTGGACTTTCATTGGCTCCCGCTATGGGGATACTACAATAGTCCCCCTGTTTAAGGCCACTGCACGTTATGGGTACGAGAACGGGTTAAGGTACACTTTCGGTTATGACGACAACACGCTTTCAGGGCTTTGGAAAAACGCCATCGAAACACATTACCGTCCGATGTTGAAACCCGATAGCTCACAGATACAAATAACCGGAACGAAGATTATAGATAATAAGAACGCGGGGAATATGAACGTGGCCCCTGCCCTTAGTCCGGATGGTAAATACCTGGTATTCTTATCGGAGAAAGATCTTTTCGGCATAGATCTGTTTCTGGCCGACGCCAAGACCGGGCAGATCATTAGAAAACTGAGCAGCCAGGTGGCCAACTCACATATAGACGACTATAACTTTCTTGAGTCTGCCGGTGCCTGGTCGCCAGACAGCAAGCAATTCGCTTTTAGCATTTTCAGCAAGGGCAAAAATCAACTGATGATCATTAACATCAGCAATGGAAAGGTGGTACTCAGAACCGACATGAAGCAGGTGGAGCAGTTCGGCAACCTAACATGGTCGCCCAACGGCGAAGTAATCGCTTTTTCAGGAATGGTTGAAGGTCAAAGTGATATTTTCTCTTACAATATCAGAACAAAGGAAATCACCCAAATTACGAATGACACGTATTCTGATTACGCACCGAGCTATTCCCCTGACGGCACAATGCTGGTATTCTCGTCTGACAGAGCCTCAATGAGTCAGGGCGGCACAAATGCCGTTCATCCGATTAACCTGACGGTATACGATTTCGCCTCAAAGTCATTAAGCAACATTCCTGTTTTCCCTGGTGCCAATAATTTGAATGCGCAGTTTTCGGGCGACAGCAAGAGACTGTTCTTCCTGTCTAACCGTGATGGATTCAGAAATTTGTATGAGTATAACCTAGGCAACAAGTCCGTAAAACAGCTAACAGACTACTTCACCGGGATAAGCGGTATTACTGAATTCTCTCCTGCTATCTCAGTTTCCAGGAACGACGACATCGTATACAGCTATTATAGGTATCAACGGTATACCTTGTACAACTCCCCGCTCGCTAACTTCAGGGCTGTGGATGTTGATCCAAACGAAGTTAACTTCGATGCGGCGGTTTTACCTCCAATGGAGAATGCTGGGGTAGACATCGTAAACTCCAATCTTGGCAATTTCGAACGTTTTGAAAAGACTAGTGCCGACTCCATGCGGCTCGTTCCGTACAAACCGAAATTCCGCCTGGATTATCTTGCTAATAGCGGTGTTGGCGTTTCCGCCAGCCGGTTTGGAACTGGTGTGCAGGGTGGCATCGTAGGCATGTTCAGTGATATCCTTGGCAGAAATCAAATTGTGGCAAACGTATCCATAAACGGGGAAATCTACGACTTTGGAGGTATGGTGGGGTATATCAATCAGCAAAGCCGTATAAACTGGGGCGTTGCGGTATCTCACATCCCGTATATAACAGGTTTCAGGGAGGTTGTTCCGGACCAGATCAGCTACAACGGAAATACTGAAGAAGTGATTAACGACCGTACAAACCTGATCAGGACTTTTGAAGACCAGGTGCAGGTGTTTGGCGCCTACCCTTTTAATAAAGTCCACAGATTTGAAGCTGGCGGGGCTTTTTCCCATTATGGTTACCGGATAGACCGGATAAGCAACTATTATACCTACGATGGCTACTATATTGGTTCCGACCGAAATAAGGTAGCCACTGACCAGGCTACAAACGAGTATGGAATGCCTTTTAATGCTTTCTCTATTTTCCAAACCAACGCATCTTTTGTAGGCGACAATACAATCAATGGGATAACCGGGCCATTAGATGGATTCCGTTATCGCGTAGGCGCAGAGAAATACTTTGGCGATTACCAGTTTTCGGCAGTTACGCTTGATGCCAGAAGGTATCTCCGGGTTAAACCTGTCACCTTTGCTGCAAGAACTTACAATTATTTGAGAATTGGCAAAGACGGCGAAAACCTTTACCCCTTGTTCATTGGATATCCTTACTTCATCCGTGGATATGAGGCAAATTCCCTGTACCGCAACCAATCACAAAACGGAAGCTTCGACATTAATCAGTTGTCAGGGAGTAAAATGGCAGTATTCAATTTTGAACTCAGACTACCATTTACAGGGCCTAAAAAACTTGCCCAGATCCCATCAGGTTTGCTCTTTTCTGACCTCAATCTATTTTTTGATGCCGGTGTAGCCTGGAATGAGGGGCAAAAGGTCGTATTTAAAGGACAGCCCACTTATCAGACGGTACCTGTGCTTAATTCAGCAGGTCAGCCAGTAGTTGATGAAAACGGAAACCCAATTACAACAAGTTTCACCAATGAACGTGTTCCTGCACTTAGTGCAGGCATTTCCCTACGGGTTAACGTGTTTGGCTATTTTGTTCTGGAGCCATATTACGCGTTCCCTTTTCAGCGTAAGGACGTATCGGCAGGCGTATTTGGACTTACATTTGCCCCAGGGTGGTAA